In the genome of Neoarius graeffei isolate fNeoGra1 chromosome 27, fNeoGra1.pri, whole genome shotgun sequence, one region contains:
- the ccnt2b gene encoding cyclin-T2b, with translation MAMVLRGSTKWLFTREQIENTPSRRCGIEPDRELSYRQQAANLIQDMGQRLNVSQLTINTAIVYMHRFYMLNSFTKFHRNIISPTTLFLAAKVEEQPRKLEHVIKVAHACLNPQEPPLDTNSNTYLQQAQELVLLETIVLQTLGFEITIDHPHTDVVRCSQLVRASKDLAQTSYFMATNSLHLTTFCLQYRPTVVACVCIHLACKWSNWEIPISSDGKHWWEYLDPTVTLQLLDQLTHEFLQILEKTPSRLKRIRNWRANQAAKRSKTDGQSVVSSFQALPPDQEGLLVDSKTDLMAGMYPESSALFPLDTLNGLANPSSSYIQADAHSSLQSVPMSNKPQHTTTNKLSLEKYREKQAAELLQRRKHSHLLPETAALASASSSSLSAVLMSSGSSSSSSSLARVKYGQPGQEREMKSGSLKRRHPSSSSSSMENGAASQEELKMKIKMSESGGKSRHSPRSGREKHRASKHDTAHSLTHSHTHSHAHSSHHKAHRSSKSHAGSTSLPPASHAQLGKIDRRPGEGPSTESAAPLLLNGQHMDYADTFNMLDSLLNAHNMNY, from the exons ATGGCGATGGTGCTGCGAGGCTCCACGAAATGGCTCTTCACCCGGGAACAGATCGAAAACACGCCGTCTCGCCGCTGCGGAATCGAACCGGACCGGGAATTATCTTACCGACAGCAAGCTGCCAACCTGATCCAGGACATGGGCCAGCGGCTTAACGT CTCCCAGCTTACAATCAACACTGCCATTGTCTATATGCACCGATTTTATATGCTAAACTCCTTCACAAAGTTCCATCGAAAC ATTATCTCTCCCACCACTCTATTTTTAGCTGCTAAAGTGGAAGAGCAACCCCGGAAACTTGAACACGTCATTAAAGTGGCACACGCCTGTCTTAATCCGCAAGAACCTCCACTGGACACCAATAGCAAT ACATACCTCCAACAAGCACAAGAGCTGGTGCTTCTAGAAACCATAGTGCTGCAAACACTCG GCTTTGAGATTACAATAGATCATCCACACACAGATGTGGTGAGATGTTCCCAGCTAGTGCGAG CGAGCAAGGACTTGGCCCAGACCTCCTATTTCATGGCTACCAACAG TCTGCACCTGACCACGTTCTGCCTGCAGTACAGACCCACAGTGGTGGCGTGTGTGTGTATCCACCTGGCCTGCAAGTGGTCCAACTGGGAGATTCCCATCTCATCGGACGGTAAACACTGGTGGGAGTATTTAGATCCAACAGTCACCCTGCAGCTACTAGACC AGTTGACGCACGAATTCCTACAGATTTTGGAGAAGACGCCCAGCAGGTTGAAAAGGATCAGAAACTGGCGG gccaaTCAAGCTGCCAAAAGGTCCAAAACAGACGGTCAGTCAGTGGTGAGCTCGTTTCAGGCCCTGCCCCCAGACCAGGAAGGCCTGCTGGTTGACAGTAAGACTGATTTGATGGCGGGGATGTATCCAGAGTCCTCTGCTTTGTTTCCATTAGACACTCTCAACGGCCTAGCCAATCCGAGCTCCTCCTACATCCAGGCCGACGCCCACTCAAGCTTACAGAGTGTACCAATGAGCAACAAGCCGCAACACACGACCACCAACAAACTGAGCCTTGAAAAGTACAGGGAGAAACAAGCGGCTGAGCTGCTGCAGCGCCGCAAACACAGCCACCTGCTGCCCGAAACTGCAGCTCTGGCTTCGGCTTCATCTTCGTCTTTATCAGCGGTGTTGATGTCATCAGGATCGTCATCGTCGTCATCTTCATTGGCGCGGGTTAAATATGGTCAGCCTGGACAGGAAAGAGAGATGAAGAGTGGCTCACTGAAACGGCGTCACCCttcatcctcctcttcctccatgGAAAACGGCGCAGCGAGTCAGGAGGAGCTAAAGATGAAGATAAAAATGTCGGAGAGCGGCGGTAAGAGCAGACACAGCCCTCGCTCGGGTCGGGAGAAACACAGAGCTTCAAAACACGACACtgcacactcactcacgcactctcacacacactcgcatgcacacagcagccACCATAAAGCCCATCGCTCCTCCAAGAGCCATGCTGGCTCCACCTCCCTGCCTCCTGCCAGCCACGCCCAGCTGGGGAAGATTGACAGGAGGCCAGGGGAGGGGCCAAGCACTGAGAGTGCAGCTCCTCTGCTACTCAACGGCCAGCACATGGACTACGCAGACACGTTCAACATGCTCGACTCGCTGCTCAATGCACACAACATGAACTACTAA